The proteins below come from a single Neospora caninum Liverpool complete genome, chromosome IX genomic window:
- a CDS encoding putative elongin c: MAHADGSADPERSAENGQQRPSVGSPENRETVRGSASSDTPHTSHAQEKREISARNPSSPSSSSTSSSSSSSSSSSSSEKLSSCSASRPQCSSEKAACTVKLIGSEGTPIAVEREVAEECAMFRRMLAAGGDGAALYKEGKTRELRFPSIRHRVLQKVVDYLHFRRQWNREGGHNGAFQVESDIALELMLAANYLGLTDEETSA, from the coding sequence ATGGCGCACGCAGACGGATCCGCTGATCCAGAACGTTCCGCGGAAAATGGGCAGCAAAGGCCATCCGTCGGCTCTCCTGAGAATCGTGAGACAGTGAGGGGTAGTGCATCTTCAGACACGCCCCACACTAGCCACGcgcaagaaaaaagagagatcTCAGCCCGAaatccttcttctccgtcttcctcctctacttcatcgtcctcttcctcctcttcgtcctcttcttcctctgaaAAGTTGTCTTCGTGCTCTGCGAGCCGTCCTCAGTGTAGCAGTGAGaaggctgcatgcactgtgAAGTTGATAGGGAGTGAAGGCACGCCGATTGCCGTCGAGCGGGAGGTCGCGGAAGAGTGTGCGATGTTCCGGCGCATGTTGGCCGCTGGGGGAGACGGTGCGGCGCTCTACAAAGAGGGCAAAACTCGAGAGCTCCGATTTCCTTCGATCCGACATAGGGTGCTGCAAAAGGTGGTCGATTACCTCCACttccggagacagtggaacCGCGAAGGCGGGCACAACGGCGCATTCCAGGTCGAAAGCGACATTGCCTTGGAGTTGATGCTCGCAGCCAATTATCTGGGCTTGACAGATGAAGAAACAAGCGCCTGA